One Streptomyces sp. CNQ-509 DNA window includes the following coding sequences:
- a CDS encoding helix-turn-helix domain-containing protein — protein sequence MHTATVPKAERFGWWRDLLMQDLPSAHIVSEHYEDFQGSTAALELGPIRVSVLSFSPLSSARTAGLIRRSDPELWELGYMTRGIMTVDQAHSHTQVGAGDLLLYDTSQPWQMQVPQGGGLTILHLPKTAVPLPDRSMRDLLSRRLPVQGTGSLLAGFLQGLAGGGQWSELEAERLGAAAVQLASAFLGGLADREGLLPLETRQTVLLREVKAFIEAHLPEPRLSPQTIADAHCISVRYLHQLFRSEKQTVSALIRDLRLDRCRTDLAQPCYAHCPVAAIGARWGFSDAAMFSRAFKSAFGMPPGEYRKWSGTRRSAGDHPDGFAGPASLYDLRDLN from the coding sequence ATGCATACGGCCACCGTGCCGAAGGCTGAGAGGTTCGGCTGGTGGCGCGACCTGCTGATGCAGGATCTCCCGTCCGCACACATCGTCAGCGAGCACTACGAAGACTTCCAGGGCTCGACCGCTGCGCTGGAGCTCGGGCCCATCAGGGTGTCCGTCCTGTCGTTCTCGCCCCTGAGTTCGGCACGTACCGCAGGGCTTATCCGGCGGTCGGACCCCGAGTTGTGGGAGCTTGGCTACATGACCCGCGGGATCATGACGGTGGACCAGGCACACAGCCATACTCAGGTAGGAGCGGGCGACCTGCTCCTGTATGACACGTCGCAACCGTGGCAGATGCAGGTGCCCCAGGGCGGTGGGCTGACCATCCTCCATCTGCCGAAAACGGCTGTGCCGCTTCCCGACCGGTCGATGCGGGATCTTCTGTCACGCCGGCTTCCCGTGCAGGGGACCGGATCCCTCCTGGCGGGGTTCCTCCAGGGGCTGGCCGGCGGTGGTCAGTGGAGCGAGTTGGAGGCCGAACGCCTCGGGGCAGCCGCCGTACAGCTCGCGTCCGCGTTCCTCGGCGGCCTCGCGGACCGAGAGGGCCTGCTGCCGCTGGAGACCCGCCAGACCGTGCTCCTGCGCGAGGTGAAGGCATTCATCGAGGCGCACCTGCCGGAGCCTCGATTATCCCCGCAGACAATCGCAGACGCCCACTGCATCTCCGTGCGCTACCTGCACCAACTCTTCCGTTCTGAGAAGCAGACCGTGAGCGCCCTCATCCGGGACCTCCGCCTGGACCGGTGCCGGACCGACCTGGCACAGCCGTGCTATGCGCACTGCCCCGTCGCAGCCATCGGAGCGCGGTGGGGGTTCTCGGATGCTGCGATGTTCAGCCGAGCTTTCAAATCAGCCTTCGGGATGCCGCCAGGCGAATACCGTAAGTGGTCGGGCACACGCAGAAGTGCTGGCGATCATCCGGACGGCTTTGCCGGGCCTGCGTCGCTGTACGATCTGCGAGACCTGAACTGA
- a CDS encoding transposase family protein → MLDVPRHVVEYTARLLGAHRRRIGTRKGSRVLGPFRQAVFVLRWFREAACVHCLARDAGISQATGYRYLHEAIGVLAERAPNLHEVLADCRARGMSHVILDGTLISCDRVAGTTENGNDLWYSGKAKHFAGNIQFLAAPDGTPLWVSEVEPGSVHDLRAARLHALPALYPAARDGLPTLADIGYTGAGIGVHTPFRPHPDIPSPLAADTRTHNRLLRGIRALGERAAAELKQRWRALQHITLSPSRIGAIAKAALTLNNAWK, encoded by the coding sequence ATGCTCGATGTCCCGCGCCACGTGGTGGAGTACACCGCCCGCTTACTGGGCGCACACCGCCGCCGGATCGGCACCCGGAAGGGCTCGCGGGTGCTGGGCCCGTTTCGCCAGGCCGTGTTCGTGCTGCGCTGGTTCCGCGAGGCGGCTTGTGTGCACTGCCTGGCCCGCGACGCGGGCATCTCGCAGGCCACCGGCTACCGCTACCTCCACGAAGCCATCGGCGTCCTGGCCGAGCGTGCCCCCAACCTCCACGAGGTCCTTGCCGACTGCCGCGCACGCGGCATGAGCCATGTGATCCTGGACGGCACCCTGATCTCGTGTGACCGGGTCGCCGGGACCACCGAGAACGGCAACGACCTGTGGTACTCCGGCAAAGCGAAGCACTTCGCCGGGAACATCCAGTTCCTCGCCGCCCCGGACGGCACCCCGCTGTGGGTCTCCGAGGTCGAGCCCGGCTCGGTCCACGACCTGCGCGCCGCCCGCCTTCATGCCCTGCCGGCGCTCTACCCGGCCGCCCGCGACGGCCTGCCGACCCTGGCCGACATCGGCTACACCGGCGCCGGCATCGGCGTGCACACCCCGTTCCGCCCGCACCCGGACATCCCGTCCCCGCTGGCCGCCGACACCCGCACTCACAACCGACTGCTGCGCGGCATCCGAGCCCTAGGCGAACGCGCCGCCGCCGAACTCAAACAACGCTGGCGTGCACTCCAGCACATCACGCTCAGCCCCAGCCGCATCGGCGCCATCGCCAAAGCCGCCCTCACCCTCAACAACGCATGGAAATGA
- a CDS encoding serine/threonine-protein kinase: protein MAETDPAHPWTDELSAADLEQLGVEPLRRTDPVTVGPYRVLARLGGGGMGRLYLGREATVPSTAASRPSPPATAGGPAPETGDDESVAYGAGSLVAVKTIRPEYVEDAPFRRRFEREVAAVRRVHGRYTASLLGSGFDNDEHLWMATAYVPGLSLEDTVRRFGSLSAPVVWRLASEVGQALTSIAAVGIVHRDLKPSNVLLGQDGARVIDFGVSHTADASALTVTGQHLGTPAFMSPEQADGGRVGTASDVFSLGSVLALAATRRAPFGGESAGEVIHRVIYSEPSAEVLEEVASADPALADLISRCLDKDATRRPTPQQIVNAVHAQASAAQWPATVNDLIEARTAWVGRTASVPQADQLTVLRRAAPAHTPRPRKHGRRRALVLSAVVAGIAAVTTVVAMAATNSHPSGTAAPSQPSSPHTSPHRTAPSPSHRSGQPSDVPESTTPTPTHTATPEPPEIVVTIPPAAPKETEEPDVTEPPAESRTPDRRPAEKPRPTTTVTSPPRPPASKPAKPWESCTFYSGTALTDYGDRGRRVSQVQCILTKRGYSVGPDGVDGDFGPNTQAAVKKFQSRHHLQVDGQVGVFTWAALRK from the coding sequence ATGGCTGAGACCGACCCGGCCCACCCGTGGACCGATGAACTGAGCGCCGCGGACCTTGAGCAGCTCGGTGTGGAACCGTTGCGCCGCACCGACCCGGTGACAGTCGGGCCCTACCGGGTGCTTGCCCGGCTGGGCGGCGGCGGCATGGGTCGGCTCTACCTGGGGCGGGAGGCCACGGTCCCCTCGACCGCGGCCTCCCGGCCCAGCCCTCCTGCCACGGCGGGAGGACCCGCCCCGGAGACGGGGGACGACGAGTCCGTCGCGTACGGCGCCGGTTCCTTGGTGGCGGTGAAGACGATCCGCCCCGAGTACGTCGAGGACGCACCGTTCCGGCGCCGCTTCGAGCGGGAGGTGGCGGCCGTGCGCCGGGTCCACGGCCGGTACACCGCGAGTCTGCTCGGCTCGGGATTCGACAACGACGAGCATCTGTGGATGGCCACCGCCTATGTGCCGGGGCTGAGCCTTGAGGACACGGTGCGGCGCTTCGGTTCCCTGTCGGCACCCGTCGTGTGGCGGCTGGCGAGCGAGGTCGGTCAGGCGCTCACGTCGATCGCCGCTGTCGGGATCGTTCACCGCGACCTCAAGCCGTCCAACGTGCTGTTGGGCCAGGACGGTGCACGAGTGATCGACTTCGGAGTCTCCCATACGGCGGATGCCAGTGCGCTGACCGTGACCGGCCAGCATCTCGGGACCCCTGCCTTCATGTCCCCTGAACAGGCGGACGGCGGGCGGGTCGGTACAGCCTCCGATGTCTTCTCTCTCGGATCTGTCCTCGCGCTGGCGGCCACCAGGAGGGCACCGTTCGGCGGGGAGTCGGCCGGTGAGGTCATCCACCGGGTCATCTACTCCGAACCGAGCGCCGAGGTGCTGGAAGAGGTGGCCTCCGCTGACCCCGCACTCGCCGATCTCATCAGCAGGTGCCTGGACAAGGACGCGACCCGGCGGCCGACGCCGCAGCAGATCGTCAACGCTGTGCACGCCCAGGCATCGGCTGCACAGTGGCCAGCCACCGTCAACGACCTTATCGAGGCGCGAACCGCGTGGGTCGGCCGCACCGCCAGCGTCCCGCAGGCGGACCAACTGACCGTGCTACGCCGCGCCGCGCCAGCGCACACGCCAAGACCGCGAAAGCACGGTCGACGGCGCGCTCTGGTCCTTTCGGCCGTGGTCGCGGGCATCGCAGCGGTCACCACCGTGGTGGCGATGGCTGCCACAAACTCGCACCCATCCGGTACCGCGGCCCCGTCCCAGCCCTCCTCCCCCCACACCTCTCCGCACCGCACCGCTCCCAGCCCTTCTCACCGCTCAGGACAGCCCTCGGATGTTCCTGAGTCCACCACCCCCACGCCCACGCACACCGCAACGCCCGAGCCTCCCGAGATCGTCGTCACCATCCCACCAGCGGCCCCGAAGGAAACCGAAGAACCCGACGTCACGGAGCCACCCGCCGAGTCGCGCACGCCCGACCGCCGGCCCGCGGAGAAACCGCGCCCGACCACAACCGTCACCTCCCCACCGCGCCCGCCGGCTTCGAAGCCCGCGAAACCGTGGGAATCCTGCACCTTCTACTCCGGGACTGCACTCACCGATTACGGAGACCGGGGCAGGCGAGTCAGTCAGGTGCAGTGCATCCTCACCAAACGTGGATACAGTGTCGGGCCCGACGGAGTGGACGGGGACTTCGGCCCCAACACCCAGGCGGCCGTCAAGAAGTTCCAGAGCAGACACCATCTCCAGGTGGACGGTCAAGTAGGCGTGTTCACCTGGGCGGCACTGAGGAAGTAA